In the Rhodopirellula bahusiensis genome, ATCTGGTCGCTGCGAAAGCATCAACGCGGCTGAAGTGATCCAACGCAATGTTGGGTCGCACAATTTTTACCTTTAGGAATCAACGCATGGCCAAGGAAGGCTCCGCGTCACAAGCAGCACGCGTCATTTCAACTCCGAGCAATTTGCTCGCGAGTCCGGTGACCCTATGTCGTTCGAAAGTTCGACGTGCGATTGCTTCATTGATTCATTCTGCGTCGATCGGTGCGGGATTGTCGTTGGCGATGTGCGCGACGACTTGGAGCGGATCTGAAGCCATTGCCGCTGAGTCAAACGTTTCGCCAAGCGTGGCCGCCGGTGCCCCATCCGCTGAAGTCAACGCTGATGCGGTTTCAAATTCGCTACCGGCAACCGAAGTTGCGTCACCAGCGGCCGCTGTCGAAACCCAAGTCCAGTTGACTGGGCCACCACTTGCCATTGATGAAGTTCTTTCGCAACGCGGCAGCATCACGTTTCGCAAGACATCGCTGCAAGAGGTGGTGTTTCTGCTGTCGGATCTTTGGAACATCAACATCGTCGCCGGTGAGAAGGTGACGGGAAACGTCTCGGGAGTCTTCAAAGAGGCACCGCTTCGAGATGTGTTGTCAGCGATCCTGACATCATCCGGGTACGGCTACATCGCGGCAGGAAATAGTCTGGTCGTGTTGCCGCTGGATGAAGTGGGCATCGGGCATCCCGACTTCGAATCGCGTACGCTGCGTTTTCAAGCAGCCGACGAAACGGAAATGACCGCAACCATCGCGGCGGCGCAATTGTTGTTGTCCGATCGCGGGCGGATTCAACCGGTCGGTCGCGGAGCGATGTTGGTGGTCGACAAAAAGACCAATATCGATCGTGTGCAGCAAATGCTGATCGCGATGTCGCCGCAGGCTTCGGGGCAACGCTTGAATGATTCGGGCGATTCATCGTCAGCTGGGATGCAGCGTTCGGCATCCCCAAACGTCTACGATGCGATGGCGACCGAGCTCATCTACCTGACGCCTCAATACACAGAAGCATCGGAGATGCGCGAGTCGTTGGAAGCGGCACTCGGTGAAGACGCGATCGTCGCGGTCTATGAGGCTGAAAACCGCATCATGGTCAAAGGCAATCGTGCTCAGTTGCAATTGGCGTCGCAAGCATTCAAGCAACTCGATGTGCCTCGCGCGCAGGTTCGAATCACCGCGTTGATCTACGACGTGACGTTGGCAGAACTCGAAGAGCTCGGGGTGAATTGGGGCCGTGATTTTCGCTTGAACACCACGGACGAATCGGCACTCGCTGACTTCGCAGGCAACATCGAACAAGCGGTCACGTTTGGAACCCTCGGTTCGGGCGGAGCCACGTCGATGGGCATCCGAACTTTGACGGACAACTTCGACACAAGCTTTTTGCTCAGCGCTTTGGATAGCAGCGACGAAGCCAAGCTGCTGGCTGACCCATCGATCACCGCGATTGATCGACGTGAAGCCTCGATCAAGATTGTTCAGCAAATCCCGATTATCGCCGCGAACGCCGCGGA is a window encoding:
- a CDS encoding type II secretion system protein GspD, whose product is MAKEGSASQAARVISTPSNLLASPVTLCRSKVRRAIASLIHSASIGAGLSLAMCATTWSGSEAIAAESNVSPSVAAGAPSAEVNADAVSNSLPATEVASPAAAVETQVQLTGPPLAIDEVLSQRGSITFRKTSLQEVVFLLSDLWNINIVAGEKVTGNVSGVFKEAPLRDVLSAILTSSGYGYIAAGNSLVVLPLDEVGIGHPDFESRTLRFQAADETEMTATIAAAQLLLSDRGRIQPVGRGAMLVVDKKTNIDRVQQMLIAMSPQASGQRLNDSGDSSSAGMQRSASPNVYDAMATELIYLTPQYTEASEMRESLEAALGEDAIVAVYEAENRIMVKGNRAQLQLASQAFKQLDVPRAQVRITALIYDVTLAELEELGVNWGRDFRLNTTDESALADFAGNIEQAVTFGTLGSGGATSMGIRTLTDNFDTSFLLSALDSSDEAKLLADPSITAIDRREASIKIVQQIPIIAANAAEGSNVVYAQVEFKDAGIILKVTPRISNDNTIELKVQPEYSVQVGEIENNPVIDSRTAETTVRVANGHMFTLGGLRQKRIIEDVSGVPYLRDLKYIGKLFRNHSTQVRESELIVFLKPEIISPYDHGNQRSRQAQCVATRQLDSIPYASVCPQTPYCHDLNCPNHHPRPRLNGGTYDLQMLGGEGMAPMELSYPGLIDPGPVVTGQLTPTYEPEEVISDSFLFDSDAVMLESPTPSGSTDSLPVPMLNHGSQMMQGRLSSPRPSGSTVAPTSLRNQARFQRDSMIVAPASSRMTPVKVESFRSLINEPLRADVPNESAKDEFAGYPTVHVRPMEQP